The proteins below come from a single Miscanthus floridulus cultivar M001 chromosome 1, ASM1932011v1, whole genome shotgun sequence genomic window:
- the LOC136477058 gene encoding protein PHLOEM PROTEIN 2-LIKE A10-like isoform X1 — MHRLVAFSRRRRRWILLAAAGAAAAVGAYKIYHHPAVAERRRRLVRLAAAIAAFADAAASSADAAALVASDLADFVRSDADEVPRSVKQLAKLAASPEVSATVSTLSEAVTSGMLRGVGSSSSGPGSGGTVALSDRLVDKLFSDSGERLAAAVAGSFARHLVLAFYAAPSPQGEASSSSSPPTMWVNVVATGKCRKAISNWVEVFVGTAVREFIDKTIHINTYEQLFEGLTNPRHDAKVKELLVSVCNGAVETLVKTTHHALYNTNGNLDPNGSGSGNGVGEGWVETVSSTLAVPSNRKFVLHVTGRVTFETVRSFLEFVLWKLQDGARKGSDSVVDSGLRVVRYMSDKSMVIATICITLCLHVLNGTRLLVTA, encoded by the coding sequence ATGCACCGCCTCGTCGCcttctcccgccgccgccgccgctggatcCTCCTCGCCGcggccggcgcggcggcggccgtcGGCGCGTACAAGATCTACCACCACCCGGCCGTCgcagagcgccgccgccgcctcgtgcgcctcgccgccgccatcgcggCCTTCGCTGACGCCGCCGCGTCGTCCGCCGACGCCGCGGCGCTGGTGGCCTCCGATCTCGCCGACTTCGTCCGGTCCGACGCGGACGAGGTCCCCCGCAGCGTCAAGCAGCTGGCCAAGCTCGCCGCCTCCCCTGAGGTCTCCGCCACCGTCTCCACCCTATCCGAGGCGGTGACCTCCGGGATGCTTCGCGGCGTGGGATCCTCTAGCTCCGGGCCCGGATCCGGCGGTACCGTGGCCCTCTCCGATCGTCTCGTAgacaagctcttctccgactCAGGCGAGCGCCTCGCGGCCGCGGTTGCCGGGAGCTTCGCCCGCCATCTCGTGCTCGCCTTTTACGCCGCTCCTTCACCTCAGGGGGaggcgtcctcctcctcctcccccccgACGATGTGGGTCAACGTGGTTGCGACTGGAAAGTGCCGGAAGGCGATAAGCAACTGGGTTGAGGTCTTCGTGGGCACCGCTGTGAGGGAGTTCATTGACAAGACCATCCACATCAACACCTACGAGCAGCTCTTCGAAGGCCTCACCAATCCGAGACATGATGCCAAGGTCAAGGAATTGCTTGTTTCAGTGTGCAATGGTGCGGTTGAGACTTTAGTGAAGACCACTCACCATGCCCTGTACAATACTAATGGCAATTTGGATCCAAATGGTAGTGGCAGTGGCAATGGAGTTGGGGAAGGGTGGGTGGAGACTGTGTCGAGCACATTGGCAGTTCCTAGCAACAGGAAGTTTGTGCTTCATGTTACAGGGAGGGTCACATTTGAGACCGTGAGGTCATTTCTGGAGTTTGTTCTTTGGAAGCTGCAGGATGGGGCCAGGAAGGGCAGTGACTCCGTTGTTGACAGTGGGCTGCGCGTGGTGAGGTATATGAGCGATAAGTCCATGGTTATCGCCACGATCTGCATTACACTGTGCTTGCATGTGTTGAATGGGACTAGGCTCTTGGTAACAGCTTGA
- the LOC136477051 gene encoding uncharacterized protein — protein sequence MSRGSKLRWLWRAPARALGRARDLYVRGLTGCARYVPSDAAFGYPVFVPAPLSRSHSVDWRGAGSGADEDLRELVRAASQRRVEQRRAELQAVARSQSMAASLSMARIDEDAPCEFGAAAGDGPGALYPRSQSCVGDAAGRRAHAHRGHRKVVALV from the coding sequence atgAGCCGGGGGAGCAAGCTGCGGTGGCTGTGGCGTGCGCCGGCGCGGGCGCTGGGGCGGGCGCGGGACCTGTACGTGCGGGGGCTGACGGGGTGCGCGCGCTACGTTCCCTCCGACGCCGCGTTCGGGTACCCCGTGTTCGTGCCGGCGCCGCTGTCGAGGAGCCACAGCGTCGACTGGCGGGGCGCCGGGTCCGGCGCCGACGAGGACCTGCGCGAGCTGGTCCGCGCCGCGTCGCAGCGCCGCGTGGAGCAGAGGCGCGCCGAGCTGCAGGCCGTGGCCAGGAGCCAGAGCATGGCCGCCTCGCTCTCCATGGCGCGGATTGACGAGGACGCGCCGTGCGAGTTCGGGGCGGCCGCCGGCGACGGCCCCGGAGCGCTGTACCCGAGGAGCCAGAGCTGCGTCGGCGACGCCGCGGGGAGGAGGGCCCATGCCCACCGCGGGCACCGGAAGGTGGTGGCCTTGGTCTga
- the LOC136477058 gene encoding protein PHLOEM PROTEIN 2-LIKE A10-like isoform X2, translating to MHRLVAFSRRRRRWILLAAAGAAAAVGAYKIYHHPAVAERRRRLVRLAAAIAAFADAAASSADAAALVASDLADFVRSDADEVPRSVKQLAKLAASPEVSATVSTLSEAVTSGMLRGVGSSSSGPGSGGTVALSDRLVDKLFSDSGERLAAAVAGSFARHLVLAFYAAPSPQGEASSSSSPPTMWVNVVATGKCRKAISNWVEVFVGTAVREFIDKTIHINTYEQLFEGLTNPRHDAKVKELLVSVCNGAVETLVKTTHHALYNTNGNLDPNGSGSGNGVGEGWVETVSSTLAVPSNRKFVLHVTGRVTFETVRSFLEFVLWKLQDGARKGSDSVVDSGLRVVRVGPRSSILDAVWFGCFPP from the exons ATGCACCGCCTCGTCGCcttctcccgccgccgccgccgctggatcCTCCTCGCCGcggccggcgcggcggcggccgtcGGCGCGTACAAGATCTACCACCACCCGGCCGTCgcagagcgccgccgccgcctcgtgcgcctcgccgccgccatcgcggCCTTCGCTGACGCCGCCGCGTCGTCCGCCGACGCCGCGGCGCTGGTGGCCTCCGATCTCGCCGACTTCGTCCGGTCCGACGCGGACGAGGTCCCCCGCAGCGTCAAGCAGCTGGCCAAGCTCGCCGCCTCCCCTGAGGTCTCCGCCACCGTCTCCACCCTATCCGAGGCGGTGACCTCCGGGATGCTTCGCGGCGTGGGATCCTCTAGCTCCGGGCCCGGATCCGGCGGTACCGTGGCCCTCTCCGATCGTCTCGTAgacaagctcttctccgactCAGGCGAGCGCCTCGCGGCCGCGGTTGCCGGGAGCTTCGCCCGCCATCTCGTGCTCGCCTTTTACGCCGCTCCTTCACCTCAGGGGGaggcgtcctcctcctcctcccccccgACGATGTGGGTCAACGTGGTTGCGACTGGAAAGTGCCGGAAGGCGATAAGCAACTGGGTTGAGGTCTTCGTGGGCACCGCTGTGAGGGAGTTCATTGACAAGACCATCCACATCAACACCTACGAGCAGCTCTTCGAAGGCCTCACCAATCCGAGACATGATGCCAAGGTCAAGGAATTGCTTGTTTCAGTGTGCAATGGTGCGGTTGAGACTTTAGTGAAGACCACTCACCATGCCCTGTACAATACTAATGGCAATTTGGATCCAAATGGTAGTGGCAGTGGCAATGGAGTTGGGGAAGGGTGGGTGGAGACTGTGTCGAGCACATTGGCAGTTCCTAGCAACAGGAAGTTTGTGCTTCATGTTACAGGGAGGGTCACATTTGAGACCGTGAGGTCATTTCTGGAGTTTGTTCTTTGGAAGCTGCAGGATGGGGCCAGGAAGGGCAGTGACTCCGTTGTTGACAGTGGGCTGCGCGTGGTGAG GGTTGGACCTCGTTCCTCCATCTTAGATGCTGTTTGGTTCGGCTGTTTTCCTCCGTGA